Part of the Brevibacillus brevis genome is shown below.
TGCAAGCCAATCAGTGTGCAAAGATTGTGCAAATTGAGCAGGATTTGCTCAATCAGCTCGTAATGGGCAAAACGGGTGATCGTCAGGTGGAATTCCTGATCGAGTGTAATAAAGGCGACCTCATCGCGGTTGTTCATCGCTTCTTCCTGTCCAAGGCAAATCTGTTCCAGCACCTGCAGCTCTTCGTCCGTGATGCGGTTGATCAGCTTTTGGATCACTTCACTCTCAATCGACTTGCGCAGCAAAAAAACCTGTTCCACTTCGATCGAGGTGACTTTGCGGACAGCAAGCCCCTTGCGTGGAATGGCGACGATCAGCCCTTCTTTCAAAAGATCCTGAAGCGATTCCCGCACAGGCGTACGCGATGTGTTGAGCGTGTTCGCCAATTTCACCTCTGTGAAAATCTCCTCAGGAGAAATGCGACCGCTCAAAATGGCCCCTTTGATCTCTTTGTATACGCGTTCTTTTGTGGTTTCTTCTTTGACAATGGGGCTGAGATTTAAATCATTCATATGCTTCACCCTACCACCATAAAGGTTTTTCAATTAGATTTTATTTGTGTATACATAATACAGTATTCAACACTCCGGAGTCAATGCATCTTTATACCTGCGAAAAGGCATGCCGGCTGATTGCACTCTCCTTTCCCCATTGACTATCACACCTGGGCACTTTTCCGAATAAGATGGGTTCAAAAACCACCAAGGGGATTACAGCAATGGAAAATCCTTCAACACTCTCTCCAGACTCGATGCTTTCTATCATCCGAAACGGGCTGCCCAAAACGTCCTCTCCCAAACGAATCGTCATCGTCGGAGCGGGTATGGCCGGCCTGGTTTCCGCTTCTCTGCTAAAGGACGCAGGGCATCACGTGACGATACTCGAAGCCTCCGACCGGGTTGGCGGCCGGGTCTTCACCCTTCGTTCCCCTTTTTATGACGGGCAGTACATCGAAGCAGGGGCGATGCGGATTCCCAGTACCCACCGATTGACATTGGAGTACATTTCGAAATTTCGCCTGCCTCTGAATGAGTTCAAAAACCTCACCCCAAACGACCTGCTGTATATAAACGGAGTGAAAACGCGCCGCTGGATCTACGAACGGGATCCCGACATACTCCGCTTCCCTTTGGCTCCCCATGAAAGAGGCAAGACGGCCGACCAATTGGCCTTGCTTGCGGTCAAGCCGGTACTGGATTTCGTCAAACAAAACCCCGATAAGCATTGGCCCACGGTCGTCAAACATTTTGACAAGTACTCCATGGAGCTCTTTATGCGCGAAAATCCGGCAGGCCCGTCCTTGTCCGCTACAGCGGTGGAAATGATCAATGTAATGTCGGGCTTTGAAGGATTCCCCGAGCTCTCCTTTCTGGAGATTTTGCGCGACTTCAACCTCTTCACGCCCTCTACCCGATTCTTCGAAATCTCAGGGGGCTTCGACCAGCTGCCTCGCGCGTTCCTCCCACAGCTGCAAGAGGATCTTTCCTTCCACTGCAGGATGACTAAAATCACGCAGCACGGAAAAGAGGTCACGATCTTTGGGGAACAGACTCTCACCTCGGAGCCTTTTTTGTTAACGGCAGACCTCGCGATCATTACCGTTCCGTTTACAGTACTGCAGTTCGTCCAGGTAGAACCTTTCGACCTGTTCTCTTACCAGAAGCGAAATGCGATCCGCCAGCTCCACTATGTTTCCTCCACCAAAATCGCCATCCAGTTTTCGCGCAGGTTTTGGGAGGAAGACGGGTTGTACGGAGGCCAGACCGTCACCGACCTGCCCAACCGCCTTTCGTACTACCCCAGTCATGGGTACGGAGAACAAGGAGGAGTCGTATTGGCGAGCTACGTGTGGGAGGATGACGCGCTGCCCTGGGTCAGCATGTCGAAGGAAGAGCAAGTCAGGATGGCGCTTCGGAACATGGCTGACATCCACGGCGACGTCGTATACGAGACTTTTGTCACGGGAGCCGTGAAAAACTGGGTGCTGGACCCCTTTGCGGCCGGGGCCTTTACGTTGTTTAAGCCCTTTCAGGAAACGGAAATCGGCCCGTTCATTGGTAGCCCGGAAGGCAGGGTCCATTTTGCCGGGGAACACGCATCGGATTATCACGGGTGGATTCAGGGAGCGATCCAATCGGCCATACGGGTAGCTCATGAGATCAATGCTGTCCCGCTATAGCCGCTCCTTTTCTGAAGGTGCTGCTTCCCACTTTGGCGCGGCGTACTCTTCGGGTGGGAGGAAAATAATAGAAATGTACAGAATCTATTTACCAGATTCACTCACGCTATCCCCTCATTGCTTTTCTCACCGGGATCGAAAACGGCCATGGGTTCCACATCACGATCCCGACGGCAACGTATTGATGTTTTGTCAAAGCTGAGGAGGTACCTATGCATCACATCCGGAATGTCCAGGAACACGATTACACCAGCGTGATCGCTGTCCTCAACGATTGGTGGGGAGGACGGCAAATGTCAGACATGCTGCCCAAGCTGTTTTTTGTCCATTTTCAACCAAGCAGTTTTATCGTGGAAGAGAACGGGGAGATGGTCGGATTTCTCATCGGCTTTTTGTCTCAGACCTTCCCCGGAGAGGCGTATATCCATTTTGTGGGGGTCCATCCCGACAAACGAAAGGAAGGAATGGGCGCGGAGCTGTATCGCCACTTTTTTGCAACAGCCAAGTCAAAAGGCTGCCATACGGTTCGCTGCATTACCTCTCCCGTAAACAAAACCTCGATTGCCTTCCACACGAGGATGGGATTCGAGATCGAAAAAGGCGATCATGTAGTGGACGGAATCCCCGTCTCCTCCAACTACGATGGAAAAGGAAACGATCGGGTCTTGTTTGTAAAACAGATCTGATCGTCTTTTTTCGTCCCGAACGGGTCCGATTTTAGGATTTCGGACTGTTATTCTCCGGCAAGAATGGAGAAGATATGTACCGTTACTCTTGAATACTCTTCAAGGAGGGACTGACTTGGGGAAATATCGCTGTTATTACTGTGAACACGAAACTGACAGCGTCCACCAAATCTTTTTTTTCCAAGGCAAACAGGATCGCGAGGAGCTTCTTTGTGACACGTGTTATGCGGACTGGATCGAATCCTTAAAGAGTGAGCCTTAGGGCAGAGTAACAACCCTGCGCCCACCTGGAGCGGACATGCTCTTGGGTGGGCTCGGTTTTTGCCGGCTAGCCAGACGCTTTTACTTCTTCGATGCACGCTGGAACGTCATTCTTGGCATTTCCCACCAGCGGCGAAACCGGGTATGCTTTCATCTCCTCTGCCGGGAAAGGGCGAAGGAGACGTAACAGCGGCTTCGGATCCTGGAGGCTGCGGTTCAGCCAGACGGCTTCGTCCTCGGGGTGCAGGATGACCGGCATCCGGTCGTGAATTCCGGCCATCAGCGAATTCGGGGAAGTGGTGATGATTGTACAGCTGCTCACCTTCCGACCGTCGGGCGATATCCACGTATCGTACAAGCCGGCCAAGCTAAACAGCTTTTGCGAGGTGAGCATGATTCGCATCGGTTGTTTGCCCGTCTCTGTTTTTTTCCACTCATAAAAACTGTCTGCCGGGATGATGCACCTCTTGCGTTCAAACGGGACGCGGAAAGCGGGCTTTTGCAGCAAGGACTCCGCTCTCGCATTGGTGATAGCCGTTTTTTCATCCTTCGCCCAGGAAGGGACCAAGCCCCATTTCAGCTTTCCTATCCGGTTTTTTTGCCCGTCATGCACCACTGCGATCACCATCTGAGAGGGGCTGACATTGAAGCGGGCGGTATGCTCGATCAATGCAGGGTCTTCAATGCGGTAATACTCCATCAATGCTTCCAATGAGACGGTTAACGTAAACCTGCCACACATACGACGACGACCTCCCACAAGCGTGTTTCCTTCTCCTGCTCCTTCCGATTTCTACATCAGGGCTCTTGTTTCCCCCTCTTCTTTCTCCTAGCGTGATCGTTTTACCCTTTCTCTATGATACCGACCCTCTTGCCTTCTAAACGGATCCATCAAAATTTCCTCTCGATTACCCAATCTTGTCCCTGACATCGCACGGGCGGACAACTTTTTACATAACAATGTCTTAGCGATAGAACAAGTTCTGTTTGTACACCTTGTTCGTCGCTAGCTTTGGCAAAGGAGGGGATTCTTATGGGAAACAGGCACAGGCGTGAAAACGAAGAAATTCGGGAATTGGAACGCGCCATTGAAAGGGCGATTCGCGCTCTCAGGGAGGCTCTTCGCGAACTGAGGGAATTTGACGAAGACGAAGATGAAGACGAAGACTAAGTCAGCTAGCATATGATGGCGGGCCCACCTGAGCATGTGAGGTGGGCCCGTTCGCTACAAATCATGTCTCATGCAAAGGGCAGCCCTGCCATTTCAGGACTGCCCTTCGTTTTTATTCGTCGTCCATGTCCACTACCCACTCTTGCGCATACCCCGTGTAAGAAGTGGCCCGCAACACGAGCTCCCCGCCATCGTACGCGAATGAAGGAATATCGAATTTGCCGCGTTTGATCGTTCCTGCCGCGATGACCTCATCATCGTGCATGAGCTCTACTTTCATGACCGCGGTATCGTCATACAGATCCCCTGTCATGCGAAAGCTCGATTCGTTTCCATCATCCCTACGGCTTAGCTTTTTGACACTCACGCTGCCCTCATCAAACAGCTGGATGGGGAGGGTGATGATCTGTTCCTTTTTCCTCGAGCCATCCGCATTTACGACGAGCTGCACTTGCCGGGGCAAATCAGCCCTCTCGTCGAACAGACGGGCAAAGGAGAACGAACGGCCATCGTCATCCATGTCGGCGTCTTCGCTCTTCTTGCCGATCTGCACTTGGACGGAGAGCTTTTCCTCGTCCGGCAGCTTTCCGTTGATCCGCAATTCCACACCGTCCGCAGACTCCTCGAGTGCTACCTCCACTTCCCGTTCATCGACCCATGGCTGATCGTACACGTTGACGAGGAAGGAGACGGAAGCATCGTTGAATGTTGCAGTGAGCAGAGTGGAGCCTTGCCCATTGGCGACGATTTTTCCTTTGGACGCGGAAGCGACTCTCCGGTTCTTCGACGACCAACGCGCTTCTTCGGTCACATCGCGCTTCGTGCCTTGGGCATATAAGGCAAAGATGCGAATCTCCTCGGTGTCTTTCGGCCTCATGACGAACATCCGCGTATCAGCGGTCAGCTCGACGATTTTGCCAGCTTCTACTTTGACGACCGCCTTGTCTCTTACTTTGCCGTCCAGACTCGATACAGTGATGGTCGCGGTCCCGCTCTGTCGGGCGACGAGCGTGCCCATCTTGTCGACCGTCACGACAGAGGTCCTGCTCGATTTCCAGACGAGCAGATTTTCGGTGTCCTGCTCGGGCTCTACTCGCACAGCAAGCGTGACGGGATCGTCTCCCTCCGTCATGGTCAGCTTGTGCTTCTCCAGCTCGATCTTGGTGATCGGCTTGTACGCTTTCTCCACGGTCAGCTTGTACGTTTTTCGGGCGCCATTTTGGGCGGTGACGATCACCTTGATGTCGTTGGTTCCCGGCTTGAGCGCGATAGGACCGCTGGATGCGCCGCTCTCCACTTCCTCTCCATTTACCGTCACACTGGCTGCAGCGTGTGACGTCGTCGGCGTCACACGAATGCTGTTCACTTCCTCGGCCACTTTGACCGCGTAGCTGGTGCGCCAGTAGTTGAAGGATGGAGAGAGCTTGCCTTCGGATACGCGCAAGGACGCCAGCGTTGCATCGTTGCTCGCTTTGCGGCTGATCGTGACGGTGGCCACGTTGGAGTCCGCTTTTCCGTCGTTCACCTTAAACGTAAAGCTGTCCTCGCTGATCGTGGAGCTTCCCTTTTTGGGCGTGTAGGTGTACGCGCCCGTCTCGGCGTTGGTCAGGGTGACCTTCCCTTTGCTCGCCTGGCGAACCAACTCGAACGTCAGTGGATCCCCGTCCTCATCCTTGGCTTGCAGCACGCCTTTTGCCAGCTCCGCCTTCTCCGCCAGCAAGAAGCCGTTCAACGCCCTTGGCGGATGATTGACTTCTGTCACCGTGACGCGGAAGGTTTCGCTCGCGCTGTACTTCCCGTCACTGACCACAACGGTAATCGCCGCGGTGCCATGCTCGCCCGCTGCCGGTGTCACCCGTATCGTCCGGTTGGCTCCGCTGCCGCCGAGCTCGATTCCCTCATTCGGGATGAGCGTTTGGTTGTCGGAATACGCGGTGACCGCCAACGTACGCGGATCGTCGTCGAAGTCGCTTACCTGGAATGCCACGTCTTCGGTATGCCCGCCCTGCTCGATGGTCTGATCAGAGATCGCGCTGATCGTCGGCGGATACACCGGCTGAGGTGGTACGACGACTGCCGAAATCGTCACTCTCACCGTGGCCCTGTTGGAATCCAAAGCGCCATCATTTGCCACATATGTGAAAGAATCGCTTCCGGTCGCATTTCGAGTCGGCGTAAACGTAAACTGACCGGTCGCGGAGTCGATCCTGACAGTACCCTTGGCAGGAGAACTCGCCAAGGTGTATGTGAGCGCGTCTCCGTCCACATCGCTCGCGTCAAGCCAGCCCTGCTTCACCTGGTTTTGCGTCAGTCGCAATGTCACGTCACGTGCCACCGGCGGATCGTTCACAGGAGTGATGGTCATAGAAATTCGGGCCGGTACGGTGGCGTACGCCTGTCCATCTGAGCCATTCCAGAAAAAGGAGGTACGGCCATTCCAGTTGGGATCAGGTGTAAAGAGCAGCCTGGACAAGCTGGACAAGCCGGCGACCGGAATCTCTTCTGCCGCTGCCACGTCCCTCCCATCCAGCGTCAGCTTCCCATGTGCCGGCAAGCTTTCGATCCGTACGGTCTGCAAACCATCCCCGTCTTCATCGCGGTAGACAAAGTCGCTCTCGGCAAAGTGCAGAGATGTATCCTCCGCCCCGGTCAACGACTTGTCAACAACTGTAGGCGGCCGGTTGCCTACCGTTTTCTTGATGTTGATCGTGACCACCGCCGCTGCCGCGGAATAGCCTGTGCCGTCGTGGCCTTTCCATTGGAAATCGACAGTGCCGCTCCAACCGCTCTCCGGCACATAGCTCAACTTCGACAGGTCGGATGCCGGGATGACCTGCCCGGACGTCACCGGACCTCCATCCAACTGCAGGCTGCCCGAAGCAGGCAGGCTGGCAATCTGGACCTGCTTCAAAGAATCACCTGGATCCGCATCGACAAACGCGCTCACGAAATCCTGCGCGGTAAAGGCAATAGGCTGATCCACCACCCCGGTCTTGGCGAAGTCCTTTACCGTTGGCAGCACGTTCCCCTGGGAAATGGCGAGCGAAAATTCGGCGGCCTGATCCGAATAGCTCGTACCGTCATACCCCTTCCAGGCAAACGAGTCGCTTCCTGTCCAGTCTAGGTTTGGCGTATAGAGCAGTGAAGGCGTGTCTGCCGCCGGTATTTCCTGATTGAGCACGACCGCAGTGCCATTCAGCGTCAAGACGCCGTTTTCAGGCAGCTGCACGATCTGTATCTTTTGCAGATCCGCTTTTTCCGGATCGTCAAAAACAGAGGCAAAATCGCTTTCCGCAAAACTGATCGGCCCGCCTGCTTGTCCGCTCTTGCTGCTGCTCCGCACTACAGGAGGCTCGTCTACATCCTGAATCGTGATCGTGAAGACCTGATTGCTGCTCCAGCCGGCGGAATCATGCGCCACCACGGTAATTTGGTACGTCCTTTGCGTCTCATGGTCAAAAATCTTGTTGGACAGCAGTTTATCTCCACTGATTACGAAGCTGTCCGTATCCCCGGCGGCCAGCGAGTAAGTGTACGTCGCTCCCGGGTTCGGCCCTTTCGTCTGCAGGGTGCCGATTTCGGTCAGAAGCGGTTGGTTCTCCGCGATCCCGCTGTTCGTCAGCGTGAGTTCGGGAGGTGTGCCCGGTTCGCCACGGTTAACGACAATTTGATAGACGGCTTTGACGCCGGTACTCGATGTCACTTCGATCTGCACCGTCGTGCTGCCCGGGCCGATGGAAATGGCACTGCTTGGCGTTCCGTTGGCTAACGGCGTACTCTTTTCGTTTTCCCTCAGGACCATGGTCGCCTTTTTTTCCTGGGTAGACGGCGTCATCGTCATGCTGGTCGTCGTTTCCGGGACACTGACCGTATAATTGAACACACTCGCAGAAAAATCCGGCGACAAGCTTCCCGTGCTGAGAACGAGTCGTTTCAGCTTTTCCGAAGGCTCTTCCTGTGTGAGCAGAACCGCTGTGTCCCCTCCGCCGACCGTGACCAGCTGTCTTTGCTCGGCCGAGTAGCCGATGCTGTACAAGTCGTCAGAAGTGCCCGACGATTCCTCGTCCGTCCAATTTTCTGCATCCGGGGAGACCAGCAGTTTGCCTTTTCCCCCTGCAGCCACGTATTTTCCGTTTCCGTACGCGACGGTGTAAATCTCTCCTGTAACCGTTCCCGTGGCTGCGGACCAGGAGCTCGCGTCTGTGGATGAATAGATCGAGCTGGAGCCAGTCGCCACGAATTTTCCGTTTCCGTAATGGACTCCGTAAAGCGGACTGCTCGACATATTTTTTTCACTCCAGACCATCCCGTTTGCCGAGGTGTACAGGCTGCCGGAAGAGCCGACTGTCACGAATTGTCCGTTGCCATAGGCCACACCAAACAGCGTTTCTCCGGCGTCTCCGGGGAAAATTTGCTCGTCCCACTCGATGCCGTCTGCTGACGAGAGCAAGATGCCATTGCCCACTGCGACATAGGTACCTTGGCCATCATACGCGATGCCGTATAGGTCATGATCTGTATTCGAGGTTTGAGAGCTCCAGCCGCTCGCTGCCGTCTTTCCTGCAGAACGGTAAATCTTCCCGCCGCTCCCGACCAACAGCCAGTGCTGACCGTCGTGGACGGCATCGGTCCATTCGTTCGAAGCACCTGCAGGTTCTTCTCTCTCCCAATTGGTGCCATCTTCGGAAACGATGACCGTCGCGGATGCTCCTGCAACAAGCCACTCCCCTCCGCCGTAGCGAACGGTCTGCAAGACATTTTTCGTCGGTAGCCCGGTTTCCTCGGTCCATGATGCCGCGGCTGCCCTTGCCGGCTGCGGGAAAGGGAAAGCGACGGAAAGCAGGAGCAAGCATGCGAGCATCATCCAGCAGCTCTTTCGCAGCCGGCGGATGAGCTCTCGATGAAGCAGAGGCCTGTCCATATGGAATCCCTCCATTCTTCATGAATCTTTGCGTCCATTCATTCCCTTGGGGGGAATTGCCCATCCAAGCAGATGATAAAATTCACCGCAAGATACGGCTGTCGGTTGTTATGAGGCGTACCGGATCCTGCATTGGACAGCGCCAGGACGTTCATCTGTTTGCCTGATTCCGGCGAACCCTGGTAGAGCGGGGTTTCCCGCT
Proteins encoded:
- a CDS encoding GntR family transcriptional regulator encodes the protein MNDLNLSPIVKEETTKERVYKEIKGAILSGRISPEEIFTEVKLANTLNTSRTPVRESLQDLLKEGLIVAIPRKGLAVRKVTSIEVEQVFLLRKSIESEVIQKLINRITDEELQVLEQICLGQEEAMNNRDEVAFITLDQEFHLTITRFAHYELIEQILLNLHNLCTLIGLQAVKRKNRMVEVLAEHRQIIGALRSQEPTVAAEAIIGHLANTRDSLRGLEDA
- a CDS encoding flavin monoamine oxidase family protein, with the protein product MENPSTLSPDSMLSIIRNGLPKTSSPKRIVIVGAGMAGLVSASLLKDAGHHVTILEASDRVGGRVFTLRSPFYDGQYIEAGAMRIPSTHRLTLEYISKFRLPLNEFKNLTPNDLLYINGVKTRRWIYERDPDILRFPLAPHERGKTADQLALLAVKPVLDFVKQNPDKHWPTVVKHFDKYSMELFMRENPAGPSLSATAVEMINVMSGFEGFPELSFLEILRDFNLFTPSTRFFEISGGFDQLPRAFLPQLQEDLSFHCRMTKITQHGKEVTIFGEQTLTSEPFLLTADLAIITVPFTVLQFVQVEPFDLFSYQKRNAIRQLHYVSSTKIAIQFSRRFWEEDGLYGGQTVTDLPNRLSYYPSHGYGEQGGVVLASYVWEDDALPWVSMSKEEQVRMALRNMADIHGDVVYETFVTGAVKNWVLDPFAAGAFTLFKPFQETEIGPFIGSPEGRVHFAGEHASDYHGWIQGAIQSAIRVAHEINAVPL
- a CDS encoding GNAT family N-acetyltransferase, which gives rise to MHHIRNVQEHDYTSVIAVLNDWWGGRQMSDMLPKLFFVHFQPSSFIVEENGEMVGFLIGFLSQTFPGEAYIHFVGVHPDKRKEGMGAELYRHFFATAKSKGCHTVRCITSPVNKTSIAFHTRMGFEIEKGDHVVDGIPVSSNYDGKGNDRVLFVKQI
- a CDS encoding SOS response-associated peptidase — encoded protein: MCGRFTLTVSLEALMEYYRIEDPALIEHTARFNVSPSQMVIAVVHDGQKNRIGKLKWGLVPSWAKDEKTAITNARAESLLQKPAFRVPFERKRCIIPADSFYEWKKTETGKQPMRIMLTSQKLFSLAGLYDTWISPDGRKVSSCTIITTSPNSLMAGIHDRMPVILHPEDEAVWLNRSLQDPKPLLRLLRPFPAEEMKAYPVSPLVGNAKNDVPACIEEVKASG
- a CDS encoding tandem-95 repeat protein, with protein sequence MDRPLLHRELIRRLRKSCWMMLACLLLLSVAFPFPQPARAAAASWTEETGLPTKNVLQTVRYGGGEWLVAGASATVIVSEDGTNWEREEPAGASNEWTDAVHDGQHWLLVGSGGKIYRSAGKTAASGWSSQTSNTDHDLYGIAYDGQGTYVAVGNGILLSSADGIEWDEQIFPGDAGETLFGVAYGNGQFVTVGSSGSLYTSANGMVWSEKNMSSSPLYGVHYGNGKFVATGSSSIYSSTDASSWSAATGTVTGEIYTVAYGNGKYVAAGGKGKLLVSPDAENWTDEESSGTSDDLYSIGYSAEQRQLVTVGGGDTAVLLTQEEPSEKLKRLVLSTGSLSPDFSASVFNYTVSVPETTTSMTMTPSTQEKKATMVLRENEKSTPLANGTPSSAISIGPGSTTVQIEVTSSTGVKAVYQIVVNRGEPGTPPELTLTNSGIAENQPLLTEIGTLQTKGPNPGATYTYSLAAGDTDSFVISGDKLLSNKIFDHETQRTYQITVVAHDSAGWSSNQVFTITIQDVDEPPVVRSSSKSGQAGGPISFAESDFASVFDDPEKADLQKIQIVQLPENGVLTLNGTAVVLNQEIPAADTPSLLYTPNLDWTGSDSFAWKGYDGTSYSDQAAEFSLAISQGNVLPTVKDFAKTGVVDQPIAFTAQDFVSAFVDADPGDSLKQVQIASLPASGSLQLDGGPVTSGQVIPASDLSKLSYVPESGWSGTVDFQWKGHDGTGYSAAAAVVTINIKKTVGNRPPTVVDKSLTGAEDTSLHFAESDFVYRDEDGDGLQTVRIESLPAHGKLTLDGRDVAAAEEIPVAGLSSLSRLLFTPDPNWNGRTSFFWNGSDGQAYATVPARISMTITPVNDPPVARDVTLRLTQNQVKQGWLDASDVDGDALTYTLASSPAKGTVRIDSATGQFTFTPTRNATGSDSFTYVANDGALDSNRATVRVTISAVVVPPQPVYPPTISAISDQTIEQGGHTEDVAFQVSDFDDDPRTLAVTAYSDNQTLIPNEGIELGGSGANRTIRVTPAAGEHGTAAITVVVSDGKYSASETFRVTVTEVNHPPRALNGFLLAEKAELAKGVLQAKDEDGDPLTFELVRQASKGKVTLTNAETGAYTYTPKKGSSTISEDSFTFKVNDGKADSNVATVTISRKASNDATLASLRVSEGKLSPSFNYWRTSYAVKVAEEVNSIRVTPTTSHAAASVTVNGEEVESGASSGPIALKPGTNDIKVIVTAQNGARKTYKLTVEKAYKPITKIELEKHKLTMTEGDDPVTLAVRVEPEQDTENLLVWKSSRTSVVTVDKMGTLVARQSGTATITVSSLDGKVRDKAVVKVEAGKIVELTADTRMFVMRPKDTEEIRIFALYAQGTKRDVTEEARWSSKNRRVASASKGKIVANGQGSTLLTATFNDASVSFLVNVYDQPWVDEREVEVALEESADGVELRINGKLPDEEKLSVQVQIGKKSEDADMDDDGRSFSFARLFDERADLPRQVQLVVNADGSRKKEQIITLPIQLFDEGSVSVKKLSRRDDGNESSFRMTGDLYDDTAVMKVELMHDDEVIAAGTIKRGKFDIPSFAYDGGELVLRATSYTGYAQEWVVDMDDE